The following are encoded together in the Planctobacterium marinum genome:
- a CDS encoding ABC transporter substrate-binding protein, protein MLKPFSVLFLLLMLLAVIATASTCFAKEKDTIRVTFLSPNPPSVGFWMHYNKTMQAAANNLNIELTILHAESLDRFAYLNSLEAVNVNDTDYVVALMRHNIAQKLVEKFESSPVKLFASNVDVPEKDKKDIGLPRQRYKNWIGHTMPDDYHAGYLLAEQLIQNTNVNTMRSVVAVSGSRDSSVSFLRNLGLRDYIDNQMGTKLEQVVHTDWRYETALQKGRMLFNRYNDAKIIWCASDEIARAVLDTLSGYEGINDYHIGGIDWSVSAINSWGQSGYVTSVGGHFLEAGIVLALTRDFHDGYDFAEQLGTQMRLRMAPLSEQNLPLVRDLILNENWHKLDFSKVSQSFGGDRQLLSQDYQAVLKTVYVKNDD, encoded by the coding sequence ATGCTAAAGCCGTTTTCCGTTTTATTCTTGTTGCTAATGCTGTTGGCTGTTATTGCGACGGCATCCACTTGCTTCGCTAAAGAGAAAGATACTATCCGGGTTACCTTTCTATCGCCCAATCCTCCTTCTGTCGGGTTTTGGATGCACTACAACAAAACCATGCAAGCGGCCGCTAATAACCTCAATATCGAGCTCACTATTTTACATGCCGAAAGTTTAGATAGATTCGCTTACCTGAATTCGTTAGAAGCCGTAAATGTCAATGACACCGATTATGTGGTGGCGTTAATGCGTCACAATATAGCGCAAAAATTGGTGGAAAAATTTGAAAGTTCGCCCGTTAAGCTTTTTGCCAGCAATGTGGATGTGCCGGAAAAGGACAAAAAAGACATTGGATTACCTCGTCAGCGTTATAAAAACTGGATTGGTCATACAATGCCCGATGATTATCACGCGGGATACTTGTTGGCTGAGCAACTTATCCAAAATACTAATGTGAATACAATGCGTTCGGTAGTGGCGGTTTCTGGCTCACGTGATTCCTCGGTTTCGTTCCTGCGCAATTTGGGGCTGAGAGACTACATCGACAATCAAATGGGCACAAAGTTGGAGCAAGTGGTGCATACAGACTGGCGCTACGAAACTGCCTTACAAAAAGGACGTATGTTATTCAATCGCTATAATGACGCCAAAATTATCTGGTGTGCCAGTGACGAAATAGCACGCGCGGTATTAGACACATTGAGTGGATATGAGGGCATCAATGATTACCACATAGGAGGAATTGACTGGTCTGTGAGTGCCATTAACTCTTGGGGGCAATCTGGTTACGTCACCTCTGTAGGTGGACACTTTCTTGAGGCGGGTATCGTATTGGCGCTGACCCGTGATTTTCACGATGGTTATGATTTTGCTGAGCAACTGGGCACACAAATGCGCCTGAGGATGGCACCGTTAAGTGAGCAAAACTTGCCTCTCGTTCGGGATCTCATTCTCAATGAAAACTGGCACAAATTAGACTTTTCAAAGGTATCGCAATCTTTTGGGGGCGACAGACAGTTACTCAGTCAAGATTACCAAGCTGTGCTCAAAACGGTATACGTGAAAAATGACGATTGA
- a CDS encoding substrate-binding periplasmic protein produces the protein MNNNPKSKFNSEKLLNYVTHLLICSGIFLLLMLVSHSVIAQSDEDNQITIAVFEDHREQVVSSLPYGLSWKLIEKAAQAEGLDLIKIATNWQSAINRLKDQRLDVVFGAFKTPERAQWADFTLPLASDASVLFNSPESPILHLEDVDFEQEVVGVISNSTQEKLAQKLGFKHIYPASERKNLVKLLESGRINYVMIGESISKLYCDYTTPCLQQVGHPLANQHSRAMSAKANNKASSKLERLNRGLAQIYSSRETLLLFQEYSYSQDYFDAWKGKVENELASR, from the coding sequence ATGAATAACAACCCGAAATCCAAATTCAATTCAGAGAAACTGCTCAATTATGTTACTCATCTACTTATTTGTAGCGGTATCTTCTTACTATTAATGCTAGTGAGCCACTCGGTCATCGCGCAATCAGACGAAGATAATCAGATTACTATTGCCGTATTTGAAGACCACAGAGAGCAAGTTGTCTCTTCTCTACCTTACGGTTTGTCATGGAAGTTAATCGAAAAGGCGGCACAGGCTGAGGGCCTGGATTTGATTAAAATTGCCACCAACTGGCAGTCAGCCATCAATCGTCTCAAGGACCAACGTCTTGATGTCGTTTTTGGTGCGTTCAAAACACCAGAGCGAGCACAATGGGCCGACTTCACTCTCCCTTTGGCATCCGATGCCTCAGTATTGTTCAACAGTCCTGAAAGCCCAATACTGCATCTTGAAGATGTAGATTTCGAGCAGGAAGTTGTCGGAGTAATCTCTAACTCTACCCAGGAAAAGCTCGCTCAGAAATTAGGCTTTAAACACATATATCCAGCCAGCGAACGCAAAAACCTGGTAAAACTTTTAGAGTCAGGTCGAATCAATTATGTCATGATTGGTGAAAGCATCAGTAAACTCTATTGCGATTACACAACCCCTTGTTTACAACAGGTGGGACATCCCCTCGCCAACCAGCACAGTCGTGCCATGTCTGCAAAAGCCAACAACAAAGCCTCAAGCAAGCTTGAGCGGTTAAATCGAGGCTTGGCCCAAATCTACAGCAGTCGAGAAACACTATTGCTATTTCAAGAATACAGCTACTCACAAGACTACTTTGACGCCTGGAAAGGTAAAGTCGAGAACGAACTCGCTAGTCGATAA
- a CDS encoding substrate-binding periplasmic protein — MALRTIILVLLSLSFITATQAAEKMKLAAPFFPPYTYFDVDGNLDGLWIKQLNPVLQDAGIEFIAVNTRMSRFYSSIATGKVQLSAIPKGVPGMDNVLFSEQPFARFDLRVFWLDDRPDIANVKQLANQRVVLTRGYNYGGFLEEALSEQARQNFLQAKTKTEAIELLLKGEADYVLGYWALMDYLQKNMPDVQLNNKKISEIPIYFVIHNSAENADELIKQYDSAFARQ, encoded by the coding sequence ATGGCATTGCGCACCATAATTTTAGTTTTGCTCAGTTTATCTTTCATTACTGCCACTCAGGCAGCAGAAAAAATGAAGCTGGCGGCCCCCTTTTTCCCACCCTACACCTATTTCGATGTGGACGGTAATCTGGATGGTTTATGGATAAAACAACTGAACCCGGTGCTTCAAGATGCAGGTATCGAATTTATTGCCGTCAACACCCGTATGTCCCGTTTTTACTCATCCATCGCCACTGGCAAAGTACAATTAAGCGCAATCCCCAAAGGCGTACCTGGCATGGACAATGTCCTATTCAGTGAGCAACCCTTTGCTCGTTTTGACTTACGGGTATTCTGGCTGGACGACAGACCTGATATCGCCAATGTAAAACAACTAGCAAACCAACGTGTTGTGCTCACTAGAGGCTATAACTATGGCGGTTTTCTGGAAGAGGCTTTGTCTGAACAAGCGCGTCAAAATTTCCTGCAAGCCAAAACTAAAACCGAAGCCATTGAGTTACTTTTAAAAGGTGAAGCGGACTATGTGTTAGGTTACTGGGCGTTGATGGATTATCTGCAGAAAAACATGCCTGATGTGCAATTAAACAATAAAAAGATATCGGAAATCCCTATCTATTTTGTTATTCACAACAGTGCCGAAAATGCTGATGAGCTTATCAAACAATACGATAGTGCGTTTGCCAGGCAATAA
- a CDS encoding TonB-dependent receptor, whose amino-acid sequence MKQTKFFKTRLSVAISMLLGATTVAPVMAQEADTDAANDNVEIIEVSGIRGSLARSQDIKRDSAGVVDAISAEEMGKFPDTNLAESLQRITGVSVSRSNGEGSEITVRGFGPGFNLVTLNGRQMPGTGYTRSYDLANLSSEGVSTLEVHKTAKSYLPSGGLGATVNIMTTKPLNSPGFKYSASAKGIYDESNVKGDDVTPEFAAVISNTFLDDNFGVALSFSHQERDFQQQSANIQGWKAQSLFSDNSFASRSEEHAAREDYVGSIFLPQDVNYGINDVQRERTNGQLTLQYAITDDFIATVDYTATRVTVGSEYVGWGFWYGGFGGVSSFDYNENGTVTYMDVRADDGSFTANRATTDVEADSIGINLDWNVNEDFNVSFDYHDSSNGADNGADPGLGSTGQLIFGSNLVDRTTFDIREGDIPQIFGYWQNGGNEMLPSEIDHNFDQFIHSPGEATVEQFQLDVEWVNPYDFPLVSLKVGAAYTENFLEGSNTWSGLMGGPGFSPSYTALFPDNMFVRNSTAGFLDEFSGGGNDLATNYYYTFDYDEAISRAAANIPGYDPDFVSTRGDASILEETTSFYIASQWDFEVSEYLVQLNAGVRYEETDVTSRALQLIPLQVNWVAATEWITIFSDDQQYYVDQGENDVFLPSLDLKVDITDDLVGRISWGKTMARPNLGDLVSILSVSGSPKPGARTGGQGNTSLLPFESTNLDISLEYYYGEASYASIGYFKKDVENFVATLQSEETFEGLNDIQNSARWNDAVSALEGMGMQANETNIYNYLVENGFANADGAIEPLPGDPQIVWTISKPQNLDEKSVDGFEIAVQHMFGETGFGAAVNATFVDGDVEFDPTSFAIQSPLNGLSDSANVQAFYEDDELSVKFTYAWRDSYYAGGGQGQGSAGEPTQTKEFGQLDLSINYDIDENLTVFFEGINLTNEVEENYGRFEEQFLSARQYGTRYVLGARYSFSD is encoded by the coding sequence ATGAAACAGACCAAATTCTTTAAAACCAGGTTGTCGGTAGCCATCTCAATGCTATTGGGTGCAACAACCGTAGCGCCAGTTATGGCGCAGGAAGCAGATACAGATGCTGCCAATGATAATGTGGAAATAATCGAGGTATCGGGTATTCGCGGCAGTTTGGCCCGTTCACAAGATATCAAACGCGATTCAGCAGGTGTTGTTGATGCGATATCTGCAGAAGAAATGGGTAAATTTCCCGATACCAACCTGGCTGAATCACTGCAACGTATTACCGGCGTGAGCGTCAGTCGCTCCAATGGTGAAGGTAGTGAAATTACCGTGCGTGGTTTTGGCCCCGGGTTTAACCTGGTCACCTTAAACGGTCGTCAAATGCCGGGCACGGGTTATACCCGCTCCTATGATTTGGCCAACCTGTCATCTGAAGGCGTCTCGACTCTGGAAGTGCACAAGACCGCTAAATCCTATCTACCAAGTGGTGGATTGGGTGCCACGGTTAACATTATGACCACTAAACCCTTGAACAGTCCGGGTTTTAAATATTCCGCGTCCGCTAAAGGAATTTACGACGAGTCAAATGTTAAAGGCGATGATGTGACCCCTGAATTCGCTGCGGTCATTAGCAACACATTCCTGGATGATAACTTTGGCGTTGCCTTGTCATTTTCTCATCAGGAACGTGACTTTCAGCAACAATCTGCCAACATTCAGGGCTGGAAGGCGCAAAGCCTGTTCTCTGATAACAGCTTTGCCTCCAGAAGCGAAGAGCATGCGGCAAGAGAGGACTACGTAGGTAGCATTTTCCTGCCGCAAGATGTTAACTACGGCATCAATGATGTACAAAGAGAACGTACTAATGGGCAGTTAACACTTCAATACGCCATTACTGACGACTTTATTGCCACAGTAGATTACACCGCGACCCGCGTTACAGTTGGTAGCGAGTACGTTGGCTGGGGCTTCTGGTATGGCGGTTTTGGTGGTGTTTCTTCGTTTGATTACAACGAAAACGGCACGGTTACCTATATGGATGTCAGAGCCGACGATGGTTCATTTACGGCCAACCGCGCAACCACAGACGTGGAAGCCGACTCAATCGGGATAAACCTGGACTGGAATGTCAACGAAGACTTCAATGTCAGCTTTGATTATCACGACTCCTCCAACGGCGCCGACAACGGAGCAGATCCTGGTTTGGGAAGTACAGGTCAGTTAATCTTTGGTTCCAATCTGGTTGACAGAACCACGTTTGATATTCGTGAAGGTGACATTCCTCAAATATTCGGTTACTGGCAAAACGGTGGCAATGAAATGCTGCCCAGTGAGATTGATCATAACTTTGACCAATTCATACACAGTCCGGGCGAAGCCACAGTTGAACAGTTCCAGTTAGATGTTGAGTGGGTCAATCCCTACGATTTCCCTCTGGTTAGTTTAAAAGTGGGCGCAGCCTACACTGAGAACTTCCTTGAAGGATCAAATACCTGGAGTGGTCTGATGGGTGGTCCTGGCTTCAGTCCAAGCTACACTGCCCTTTTCCCGGACAACATGTTTGTGCGCAACAGCACAGCAGGTTTCCTGGATGAGTTCAGTGGTGGTGGTAATGATTTGGCCACAAACTACTACTACACCTTTGACTACGATGAGGCCATTTCACGTGCTGCGGCTAATATTCCGGGCTATGATCCGGATTTTGTCAGCACCCGGGGAGACGCATCCATCCTTGAAGAGACCACATCGTTCTACATCGCGTCACAATGGGATTTTGAAGTCAGTGAGTATCTGGTACAACTGAACGCTGGCGTTAGATATGAGGAAACCGACGTCACCAGTCGCGCACTACAGTTAATCCCGCTACAAGTTAACTGGGTAGCAGCAACTGAGTGGATTACTATCTTCTCTGATGATCAGCAATACTATGTAGACCAAGGTGAAAATGATGTATTTTTGCCATCCTTGGATTTGAAAGTAGACATCACAGACGACCTGGTAGGACGTATTTCATGGGGTAAAACCATGGCTCGTCCAAATTTGGGTGATCTAGTGAGCATCCTCTCAGTTTCAGGTAGCCCAAAACCAGGTGCCAGAACAGGTGGCCAAGGTAATACCAGTTTATTGCCATTTGAATCCACTAACCTGGATATCTCCTTAGAGTACTATTACGGCGAAGCCAGCTATGCTTCTATCGGTTACTTTAAAAAGGATGTTGAAAACTTCGTAGCTACATTACAAAGTGAAGAAACCTTTGAAGGTTTAAATGACATCCAAAACAGTGCTCGCTGGAACGACGCCGTGAGTGCGCTGGAAGGTATGGGCATGCAAGCCAATGAGACCAATATCTACAACTATCTGGTAGAGAACGGTTTTGCCAACGCCGATGGTGCCATTGAGCCTCTACCAGGCGATCCACAAATCGTGTGGACTATCAGCAAACCTCAAAACCTGGATGAGAAATCTGTAGATGGTTTCGAAATAGCAGTGCAGCACATGTTTGGTGAAACTGGCTTTGGTGCAGCGGTTAACGCCACCTTTGTTGACGGTGACGTAGAATTTGATCCTACGAGTTTTGCAATCCAATCGCCCTTAAATGGCTTGAGTGATTCTGCAAACGTACAGGCTTTCTATGAAGATGACGAACTGTCAGTGAAATTCACGTACGCATGGCGTGATTCCTACTACGCAGGTGGTGGTCAAGGACAGGGTTCTGCAGGCGAGCCAACCCAAACCAAAGAATTCGGTCAGTTAGACTTGAGCATCAACTATGATATCGATGAGAACCTGACAGTATTCTTTGAGGGCATTAACCTGACTAACGAAGTTGAAGAGAATTATGGTCGCTTTGAAGAGCAATTTCTCTCAGCTCGTCAATACGGTACCCGTTACGTCTTGGGTGCGCGTTACTCGTTCTCTGACTAG
- a CDS encoding TetR/AcrR family transcriptional regulator — translation MRSAEFDKEQVLRNAIALFASKGFANTSMQDLKKATGLHPGSIYCAFENKQGLLVSALEQYRKDRSVEFQQLFQQAQSVKAGLKAYLDKTIQDVTSVDNHCACLSQKAMSEMSQLNEAVEQVISQNIAAWQAGFVQILQTAIDNGEISSKRNASQRASYLVMGLSGIRVFAQSNNDVKVLNELAEQLLEDVCR, via the coding sequence TTGAGAAGTGCGGAATTTGACAAAGAGCAGGTGTTACGCAATGCCATAGCCCTGTTTGCTAGCAAGGGGTTTGCCAATACTAGTATGCAGGATCTTAAAAAGGCTACCGGACTGCATCCGGGCTCAATCTATTGTGCTTTCGAAAATAAGCAAGGTTTATTGGTGAGCGCCTTAGAGCAGTATCGCAAGGACCGCAGTGTTGAATTCCAGCAGTTGTTTCAGCAAGCTCAATCTGTAAAGGCGGGCTTAAAAGCCTACCTGGACAAAACTATTCAAGATGTAACCTCTGTGGATAATCACTGCGCTTGCTTGTCACAAAAAGCCATGAGTGAAATGTCGCAATTAAACGAGGCAGTTGAGCAGGTGATCAGCCAAAACATCGCTGCCTGGCAAGCGGGCTTTGTGCAGATTTTGCAAACCGCTATCGACAATGGTGAAATATCTTCCAAGCGCAATGCTTCTCAGCGAGCCAGTTATCTGGTGATGGGGTTGAGCGGTATTCGGGTTTTTGCCCAAAGCAATAACGATGTTAAGGTGCTTAACGAGTTAGCTGAGCAGCTATTGGAAGATGTTTGTCGTTGA
- a CDS encoding 2OG-Fe(II) oxygenase: MSAAFEISFNASEANQELFEQIAQQLTTKGFSINPFALPVPLTSCLHEQVCAMQKAAFEVAGIGRDDAHNLNRFVRRDEISWISGKTTAEQMWLQWAGALQTYLNRRLYLGLFSFESHFAIYGENDFYKRHVDAFKGDSNRILSLVVYLNPNWTNEDGGELVLYSNENDVEGVKVIPGLGTVVAFLSEDFPHEVLPAKRERISIAGWFRVNGSHHDRVDPPR; the protein is encoded by the coding sequence ATGAGTGCTGCCTTTGAAATAAGCTTTAACGCGAGCGAAGCCAACCAAGAATTGTTTGAACAGATTGCACAACAACTCACTACAAAGGGGTTTAGTATCAATCCTTTTGCGTTACCTGTTCCTTTAACCAGCTGTTTACACGAACAGGTATGTGCCATGCAAAAAGCCGCATTTGAAGTGGCCGGGATAGGGCGAGATGATGCTCACAATCTCAATCGTTTTGTGCGCAGAGATGAAATAAGTTGGATATCAGGTAAGACAACGGCGGAGCAGATGTGGTTGCAATGGGCTGGTGCATTGCAAACTTATCTAAATCGGCGACTTTATCTGGGGTTGTTTTCCTTTGAGAGTCATTTCGCCATTTATGGTGAAAACGACTTTTATAAACGCCATGTTGATGCCTTTAAAGGTGACTCAAACCGGATCCTGTCTTTGGTGGTATATTTGAATCCTAACTGGACAAATGAAGACGGGGGAGAGCTGGTGTTGTACTCAAATGAAAACGATGTTGAGGGTGTCAAGGTCATACCGGGATTAGGAACCGTGGTGGCATTTCTCAGCGAGGACTTTCCCCATGAGGTACTGCCTGCCAAAAGAGAACGAATTTCAATTGCTGGCTGGTTTAGAGTCAATGGCTCTCACCATGACCGCGTTGATCCGCCGCGATAA